From the Paenibacillus sp. R14(2021) genome, the window AGCTGGTCTTTCGTCTGTCCGACGAATTCTACCTCGCCCATCTTGATGTTAATAACGGCCATGATGCCTTCGCGCAGGTCGTTGCCGTCCAAATTCTTATCTTTTTCTTTCAAAAGCGCGTTTTTGCGGGCATAGTCGTTCATGACGCGCGTATACGCTGTTTTGAAGCCGGTTTCGTGCGTACCGCCGCCTCTTGTCGGGATCGCGTTAACGAAGGAAGCCATCGTTTCCGTGTAGCCGTCGTTGTACTGCAGCGCAACCTCGACCTCGATGTCGTCCCTTTCACCTGTGAAATGAACGACTTCATGCAGTACGGTCTTGTCCTCATTTAGAAACTGGACGAACTGCTTCGCGCCGCCCTCGTAATAAAACTGCTCCTGCTTGCCGTTGCGGTCGTCTTTGACCGTTACTTTCAAGCCGGAGTTCAAAAAAGCGATTTCCTGCAGCCGTTCGGACAGCGTCTCATAGTTGATCGACGTGCCGCCGTGGAAAACGCGGGCATCCGGCTTGAACGTAATTTTCGTCCCCGTTCGGTTCGTGTTTCCCGTGATTTCAAGTCCGGTTACCGGTTCGCCGACATGCTCTTTGCCCGCTTGATCGACCCAGTATTCGAAACGCTGCTTATGTATCTTGCCATCCCGGAAAATCTCGACTTCCAGCCATTCCGACAGCGCATTCGTCACAGAAGCGCCTACGCCGTGAAGACCGCCGGATTTCTTGTATCCGTTGCCGCCAAACTTGCCGCCTGCATGCAGCATGGTGAAAACGACCTGGGGGGTGGGTATGCCGGTTTTGTGCATGCCTGTCGGGATGCCCCGTCCGTTATCGCGGACCGTCACGGAGCCGTCGCTGTTGATCGACACGTCAATGGCGGAGCAGAACTTCGCCAGATGCTCATCGACCGCGTTATCCACGATCTCCCACACGAGATGATGCAAGCCTGAACTGCTTGTGCTCCCAATATACATACCAGGCCGTTTACGAACTGCGGTCAACCCTTCCAATACCTGAATGTCATCCGCATCGTAATTGCCGGCAGCCGAACTTTTATCGCCCGCAAGCAAATCCAACTGCTCAGTCATAGAGAGCCTCCTAAAAGTTAATTGCGTTACTTCGTTGGCTTGCTTCCATGAAAGCAATTAACTCGCTTCGGAAGCATAGGCCAAGTTTTTTTACGGTTACTTCTTCGTAAAACTTCCTTGTGAGTAAAAAAACTGACTTCGGAAGCATATGCTTGTTAATTGCGTTACTTCGTTGGCTTGCTTCCATGAAAGCAATTAACTCGCTTCGGAAGCATAGGCCAAGTTTTTTTACGGTTACTTCTTCGTAAAACTTCCTTGTGGGTAAAAAACTGACTTCGGAAGAAAATGCTTGTTTTTCGCGATACTTCTTCGTAAATCGCTTTGCTTCTTACCGAATTCCAAAAAATCATCGTCGCTCGCTTCAGCTATTCTAATTCATGATGTCCTGTTTCGTAAAGACGGAGAACGAAACGATAAGTGCGGCTGCCGCCCAAACGGCGAGAATGAAAAGCGAGAAAGACAGCGTCATGCCTGTAATTGGAGGCGGCGAACCCGCTAAATAATCGGTTAATTGCAAATTAACGGCGAATACGTATTTGGCGCTTTGCCAGGAGGACGACATGCTGGAGAGAATCGTCCCGGAGATGACGGCGGCCATCATCGTCACGATGCTTGCAGCCGTGCTCCGAATAAGGACGGAGACCATCAGCGCGAGGATGGCGACTGTCATGGACGATACCCAGATCAGACCGGATTCCATCAGTATATACAGCCATTGCGGCACGGCGTGGACATAGGCACTGTCAATCGCGGAGCCTTTGATTAAGAATCCCGTAAACACCGGCATCCCCCAGCCGCCGTAGCCAAACACTGCGCCTGATATAAGATAACAGAGAACGCCGCTGACCACAACGGTTAAAGAAACGTAGAAGATGAGTGCTACCAGCTTGCTCAGCAATATTTTCCAGCGTTTAACAGGTCTGGTAAGCAGCATTTTGATCGTACCAGCCGTACGCTCGCCCGAGATCAAATCCGATGCGATCGCCAGAACGAGCAGCGGATAAAACAGCGTCACGGAGCTCGACATGAAGCTTCGTGTGAACGACACGCCGTCCGGCGAATTCGGGTTAACGTTATGGTCCAAATAATACTGCAGCTGCTGGACGGCTATCCGGCGCGAGCGTTTCCATTCCTCAGGAATTCGGTCGCTTGCGAGCATGTTCTGATTCTCGTTGATTTGCTGCACCAGCTGATTGCGCCAATCCTTGAAATTTTTCTTGTTCGTCTCGGAAATGCGAAGCTGAGCATAGGTGAAGATCGGAATAAGCACGAGCAATACCAAGATAATGACGTAAAACCGTTTCTTTTTCCATATTTTCAGCGTTTCGTTCTGAATGAGCGGCAGCAATCTATCCAATGCTCTCCCCCTCCGTCATCTGCAAAAATAATTCTTCCAGCGTCGGCGCAATCCGCTGCACGGAAACGATGCCGATACCTGCAAATACAGCCTTCTCTACCACGGCGGAGATGCGGTCCTGGCTCATCGTCGTGATTTGGGCGTCCTTCAAGCCGGCGAGAATGCTCTCGTCGATGCGATGTTCATCGTCCCCGACGAAATGGATATCATGCTCCTTCGCAAGCAGCCGCCTGCCGGCCTCCGGCTGGTCGAACTGCCAAACGACATAATTACCTGCGCCGTTCACGAGCTCGTCAACGGTACCCACCGCAAGCACCTCGCCCCGGCTAATTATGGCGACTCGGTCGCACATGAGCTGGATTTCGCTCAGCAAATGACTGGAAATAAATAAGCTCATCCCCTGGTCGGCCAACGTGCGGACGAATTCGCGCAGCTCCTTGATGCCCTTAGGGTCCAAACCGTTCGTCGGCTCATCTAAGATAAGCAGCTTCGGCTTGCCAAGCAGCGCCTGCGCAATACCGAGCCGCTGACGCATACCAAGCGAATATGTCTTTACCTTGTCATGAATCCGGGCTTCGAGGCCGACAATGCTGACAACCTCCTCAATTCGGGCACGGTCAATACCGCGCTGCATGCGTGCGAAGTGCTCCAAATTCTCCCAGCCCGACATGTAGGAATACGCCTCGGGATTTTCCACAATGCAGCCCACGTGGCGCAGTGCTTCTTCGGGCTCGCGCTGGACATGATAGCCGCAGATCAGGACTTCGCCCGAGGTCGGTTTGATCAAATCGACAAGCATGCGGATCGTCGTCGTTTTCCCGGCGCCGTTCGGTCCGAGAAAACCGAAAATCTCGCCCTTTCTCACGTCAAAGCTTACATTCTTGATGATCGGCTTGCCGCTGATTTGCTTCTTCACATTTCTGACAGACAATACGACATCTGGATTTGTAGTCATGTGCAATGTAGTCCCCTCCTATTCCAACGACTGCGCAATTCGTGCTGCAATCTGCCTATAGCCGTCATGATTCGGGTGAAAATGATCGGAAGACAAGTATGTATTTATCGTACGTTCAAACAAATCGAACGTTGGAATCATAGTCATATTGGGGTACTTATGAAGGACTGAGTAGGCTTGCTCATTCCACTGCTGGATTTGCAGTGAACCGTCCCGAAAATCCTTTAGGTCGTAAAACGGATTATAGAGGCCCATATACACGACCTGCGCATTCGGGTTGATCTCGTGCAGCTGCTTGATCACGCTCGTTAAGCGGTTCAAACCTTGAGGCAGCTCCTTCTTCAGCTTATCCAAGCTTAAATCGCCGGTCGATTCGCTTGCCGTCGTTCCGGATGCGATTTGGAATAAATCGTTGCCGCCGATTGAAAAAACGATAAGATTCGCCTGCTTTAATGCATATCTGTACCCCTTATCCGTTTTGAGCAGACGGCTCAATTGATCCGCTCGCAGCCCATTAACAGCCAAATTGTTGCCGAGCTTGACAGGAATGTTCGGGTATTTGAGTTTCAACTGCGCGACCAGCTGCTTGACATACCCTTCGCCCGTCGAATCGCCTGTTCCTTTCGTCAACGAATCCCCGATTGCCGCAATCGTGATTTGTTTGCTGCTGCTTAGGCTGCCGCTTGGCGGAAGCTCCGGTTTGCTGTCACTCCCCATATAAGCCTGTGCCTTCGGATACAGCATATCTTTCACGGCATAGCCAAATCCGACAAGCAGCAGCAAGGTTGCCGCGAGCGCCGAAATTCCGATGATTCTCCACATGACGCCGGATGGAACACTTCGCATTTCGCTGCCACCCCCTTCCTTGTTATCGTTCTCTCTACACTCCATACCGCCGCTGAATACAGCTGAAAAATTTACTTATTCTTTTTAAAGTAATGCTTTCGGCATAATTTTGCAAATTAAACCAATTACTCCAAAACAAATTTAACTCTTTAGGCTCGCGGATCAAAAAAATCCGGGTATGCCCGCAACAGGCTCTCACATAGGAGAGTCATCTTGACGGGCATACTCGGACATTCAATGGCTTGACTTATTCATAGCGGATTGTTAGGGACTGCGCGGCTTTGCGAGCCAATTCTCTCGCTTCCGCAACATGGTCAGCCGAGCTGAGCGCTACAGCCATACGGCGCCCCGGCTTCGTAACGGGCTTACCGAATACGCGAACCTGCGTATTGGGAATGGCCAACGCACTGGACAGGCCGTCGATCTGGAACGATTCTGCTTCGCGATCTGCCTTGAGCGTGTAGGTTGCGCCAGGTGTCAACAGCCGGATCGTCGGTATCGGGAAGCCCAAAATCGCGCGTGCGTGCAGCGCAAACTCCGACAAATCCTGTGTAGCCATTGTAACCATGCCTGTATCGTGCGGTCGCGGTGATACCTCGCTGAACAATACGCCGTCCTTCGTCAGAAACAGCTCTACGCCGTAAATGCCGTAACCGCCCAGCTCGTCCGTAACGGCGCGCGCGATCGACTCTGCCTCTTCGATTTGCTGCTGCGACATTTCATGCGGCTGCCAGGACTCGATATAGTCGCCGTCCTTCTGAATATGGCCGATCGGCGCACAGAAAGAAGTGCCGGAGACCGAGCGAACCGTCAGCAGCGTAATTTCGGAATCGAAGTGAACAAAGCCTTCGACGATCACGCGCTGCTTCTTCGCGCGTCCGCCGTCCATGGCATACTGCCAGCAAGCCTCGGCGTCACCCTCGGTTTTGC encodes:
- the parE gene encoding DNA topoisomerase IV subunit B; its protein translation is MTEQLDLLAGDKSSAAGNYDADDIQVLEGLTAVRKRPGMYIGSTSSSGLHHLVWEIVDNAVDEHLAKFCSAIDVSINSDGSVTVRDNGRGIPTGMHKTGIPTPQVVFTMLHAGGKFGGNGYKKSGGLHGVGASVTNALSEWLEVEIFRDGKIHKQRFEYWVDQAGKEHVGEPVTGLEITGNTNRTGTKITFKPDARVFHGGTSINYETLSERLQEIAFLNSGLKVTVKDDRNGKQEQFYYEGGAKQFVQFLNEDKTVLHEVVHFTGERDDIEVEVALQYNDGYTETMASFVNAIPTRGGGTHETGFKTAYTRVMNDYARKNALLKEKDKNLDGNDLREGIMAVINIKMGEVEFVGQTKDQLGSSSARSAVDAIVSEKMQVFLEENPQVAQMLLKKALQASRAREAARKARDEIRSGKKSSQSSNLNGKLTPAQSKDVSRTELFIVEGDSAGGSAKQGRDSKFQAILPLKGKPMNPEKAKLLDILKNDEYKAVIAAIGAGIGPEFDAESCNYSKIIIMTDADTDGAHIQVLLLTFFYRYMKPLIDLGRVFIAQPPLYKITRKSGKLETVRYAWSDEQLQNYLKEFGKNFELQRYKGLGEMNPDQLWETTMNQETRTLLQVQIEDAAKAERRVSTLMGDKVDPRKRWIVENVDFTEYEE
- a CDS encoding ABC transporter permease; the protein is MDRLLPLIQNETLKIWKKKRFYVIILVLLVLIPIFTYAQLRISETNKKNFKDWRNQLVQQINENQNMLASDRIPEEWKRSRRIAVQQLQYYLDHNVNPNSPDGVSFTRSFMSSSVTLFYPLLVLAIASDLISGERTAGTIKMLLTRPVKRWKILLSKLVALIFYVSLTVVVSGVLCYLISGAVFGYGGWGMPVFTGFLIKGSAIDSAYVHAVPQWLYILMESGLIWVSSMTVAILALMVSVLIRSTAASIVTMMAAVISGTILSSMSSSWQSAKYVFAVNLQLTDYLAGSPPPITGMTLSFSLFILAVWAAAALIVSFSVFTKQDIMN
- a CDS encoding ABC transporter ATP-binding protein — its product is MTTNPDVVLSVRNVKKQISGKPIIKNVSFDVRKGEIFGFLGPNGAGKTTTIRMLVDLIKPTSGEVLICGYHVQREPEEALRHVGCIVENPEAYSYMSGWENLEHFARMQRGIDRARIEEVVSIVGLEARIHDKVKTYSLGMRQRLGIAQALLGKPKLLILDEPTNGLDPKGIKELREFVRTLADQGMSLFISSHLLSEIQLMCDRVAIISRGEVLAVGTVDELVNGAGNYVVWQFDQPEAGRRLLAKEHDIHFVGDDEHRIDESILAGLKDAQITTMSQDRISAVVEKAVFAGIGIVSVQRIAPTLEELFLQMTEGESIG
- a CDS encoding GDSL-type esterase/lipase family protein; amino-acid sequence: MRSVPSGVMWRIIGISALAATLLLLVGFGYAVKDMLYPKAQAYMGSDSKPELPPSGSLSSSKQITIAAIGDSLTKGTGDSTGEGYVKQLVAQLKLKYPNIPVKLGNNLAVNGLRADQLSRLLKTDKGYRYALKQANLIVFSIGGNDLFQIASGTTASESTGDLSLDKLKKELPQGLNRLTSVIKQLHEINPNAQVVYMGLYNPFYDLKDFRDGSLQIQQWNEQAYSVLHKYPNMTMIPTFDLFERTINTYLSSDHFHPNHDGYRQIAARIAQSLE
- the purT gene encoding formate-dependent phosphoribosylglycinamide formyltransferase, whose amino-acid sequence is MYGSPLSANARKIMLLGSGELGKEVIIEAQRLGVETIAVDRYEHAPAMQVAHRSYVIDMLDPAALRALILKEQPDLLVPEIEAIATSALVELEQEGFRVIPTARAALLTMDREGIRRLAAETLGLPTAPYRFADTLDELKAAVAELGTPCVIKPIMSSSGKGQSVCKTEGDAEACWQYAMDGGRAKKQRVIVEGFVHFDSEITLLTVRSVSGTSFCAPIGHIQKDGDYIESWQPHEMSQQQIEEAESIARAVTDELGGYGIYGVELFLTKDGVLFSEVSPRPHDTGMVTMATQDLSEFALHARAILGFPIPTIRLLTPGATYTLKADREAESFQIDGLSSALAIPNTQVRVFGKPVTKPGRRMAVALSSADHVAEARELARKAAQSLTIRYE